A genomic region of Corallococcus macrosporus contains the following coding sequences:
- a CDS encoding TonB-dependent siderophore receptor produces MPIQNRSRPRRLVPGVLLGASLTLLATSALAQEPAAPESAAPTEEPGSDGAYVLPTVTVDSERANGPVQGYTARRSGSGTKTDTALGETPQSVSVVGRAQMDAQQAQSVTEATRYTPGVRSDTFGADPRNDWFLIRGFTSQEGGYFLDGLQLYSSSFATWRIEPFGLERVEAVRGPASVLYGGTSPGGLLNMAGKRPPVEGPVRHVEVGANAFGNGYAGVDFGGAIDAGNHWRYRVTALARGGGTQVEDTDNNRLFIAPALTWAPSERTSLTLHGSFLADRTQGQNFLPYVGTVVDAPYGRIPTDLFTSDKSLDHFQRNQSWAGYELSHRFNDTFTLRQNLRFAHLDLDFQTLYGVGYAGEPADAQLSRGNFVTRPRANLFTVDTQGEARFSTGPVRHTVLAGVDFKNYRLDDEQGYEAGAPLDLLNPVRGDYTPTESRYTLNRSTQDQLGVYLQDQLRFADRLSLTLSGRHDWVGMDVDNELAPTSSYDGSESAFSGRAGLLYRFDFGLAPYVSYSKSFNPVAGTKSDGSVFEPEKGQQVEAGVKYQPEAFPVLVGLSLFELKRQNFVTTDGAFNQLQIGEVRSRGFEVEANATLIHGLSLIGSASLYSLEITEGADLELGKRPVGVPEVLASLWLDYTFQDGALRGFGAAAGVRGVGSSYADRENTLEVPGFTLVDASVHYERGPWRAAINASNLADKTYVSSCSSASACFYGERRRASATVGYTW; encoded by the coding sequence ATGCCCATCCAGAACCGAAGCCGTCCGCGCCGCCTCGTCCCGGGGGTGCTGCTTGGCGCCTCGCTCACCCTCCTCGCCACCTCTGCCCTGGCGCAGGAGCCCGCGGCTCCGGAGTCCGCGGCACCCACGGAAGAGCCTGGAAGCGACGGCGCCTACGTCCTGCCCACGGTGACGGTGGACAGTGAACGCGCCAACGGCCCGGTGCAGGGCTACACGGCGCGCCGCAGCGGCAGCGGCACGAAGACGGACACGGCGCTGGGAGAGACGCCGCAGTCGGTGTCGGTGGTGGGCCGGGCACAGATGGACGCGCAGCAGGCGCAGTCGGTGACGGAGGCCACGCGCTACACGCCGGGCGTGCGCTCGGACACGTTCGGCGCGGATCCTCGCAACGACTGGTTCCTGATTCGCGGCTTCACGTCACAGGAGGGCGGCTACTTCCTGGACGGGCTGCAGCTCTACTCCAGCAGCTTCGCCACCTGGCGCATCGAGCCCTTCGGCCTGGAGCGCGTGGAGGCCGTGCGCGGCCCCGCCTCCGTGCTGTACGGCGGCACGTCTCCGGGCGGCCTGCTCAACATGGCGGGAAAGCGCCCGCCGGTGGAGGGCCCGGTGCGGCACGTGGAGGTGGGCGCCAACGCGTTCGGCAACGGTTACGCGGGCGTGGACTTCGGCGGCGCCATCGACGCGGGCAACCACTGGCGCTACCGGGTGACGGCGCTGGCGCGCGGCGGCGGCACGCAGGTGGAGGACACGGACAACAACCGCCTCTTCATCGCACCGGCGCTCACGTGGGCGCCGTCGGAGCGCACGTCGCTGACGCTGCACGGCAGCTTCCTGGCGGACCGCACGCAGGGGCAGAACTTCCTGCCCTACGTGGGCACGGTGGTGGACGCGCCCTATGGCCGCATCCCCACGGACCTCTTCACCAGCGACAAGAGCCTGGACCACTTCCAGCGCAACCAGTCCTGGGCGGGCTACGAGCTCTCCCACCGCTTCAACGACACCTTCACGCTGCGGCAGAACCTGCGCTTCGCGCACCTGGACCTGGACTTCCAGACGCTCTACGGCGTGGGCTACGCGGGAGAGCCAGCGGACGCGCAGTTGTCGCGAGGCAACTTCGTCACCCGCCCGCGCGCGAACCTCTTCACGGTGGACACGCAGGGCGAGGCGCGCTTCAGCACCGGCCCCGTGCGCCACACGGTGCTGGCGGGCGTGGACTTCAAGAACTACCGCCTGGACGACGAGCAGGGCTACGAGGCGGGAGCACCGCTGGACCTGCTCAACCCGGTGCGCGGCGACTACACGCCCACGGAGTCGCGCTACACGCTGAACCGGTCCACGCAGGACCAGCTGGGCGTCTACCTCCAGGACCAGCTGCGCTTCGCGGACCGGCTGAGCCTGACGCTGAGCGGGCGTCATGACTGGGTGGGCATGGACGTGGACAACGAGCTGGCGCCCACGTCCAGCTACGACGGCAGCGAGAGCGCCTTCAGCGGCCGTGCGGGCCTGCTCTACCGGTTCGACTTCGGCCTCGCGCCGTACGTCAGCTATTCGAAGTCGTTCAACCCGGTGGCGGGGACGAAGTCGGACGGCTCGGTGTTCGAGCCGGAGAAGGGCCAGCAGGTGGAGGCGGGCGTGAAGTACCAGCCGGAAGCGTTCCCGGTGCTGGTGGGCCTGTCGCTGTTCGAGCTGAAGCGCCAGAACTTCGTGACGACGGACGGAGCCTTCAACCAGCTCCAGATTGGCGAGGTCCGCTCGCGAGGCTTCGAGGTGGAGGCCAACGCCACGCTGATTCACGGGCTGAGCCTGATTGGCTCCGCGTCGTTGTACTCACTGGAGATCACGGAAGGCGCGGACCTGGAGCTGGGCAAGCGTCCGGTGGGAGTGCCGGAGGTGTTGGCGTCGCTGTGGCTGGACTACACGTTCCAGGACGGAGCGCTGCGAGGCTTCGGAGCGGCGGCGGGAGTGCGCGGCGTGGGCAGCTCCTACGCGGACCGCGAGAACACGCTGGAAGTCCCAGGCTTCACGCTGGTGGACGCAAGCGTGCACTACGAGCGAGGCCCCTGGCGCGCGGCCATCAACGCCTCCAACCTGGCGGACAAGACCTACGTGTCCTCCTGCAGCTCCGCATCCGCCTGCTTCTACGGAGAGCGCCGCCGAGCATCCGCCACCGTCGGCTACACCTGGTAG
- the ileS gene encoding isoleucine--tRNA ligase, whose translation MPETPSPLFNAVPVEMDFPAEERRILAFWKERGIFEKSLKANEGKPSFVFYEGPPTANGLPHNGHVLTRVIKDLFPRYQTMRGHYVPRKAGWDTHGLPVEVEVEKELRIHGKAEIEKYGVEPFTERCIESVFRYTSEWERLTQRIGFWVDLNEAYVTYHRGFVQSVWWALSELYKKGLLYQGHKVVWWWPRGGTALSAAEVGLGYKTVDDPSVYVAFPLRDAPDTSLLIWTTTPWTLPSNMYAAVNPSVDYVTVDAGDRKLILAAALREELAKKLKKDLPVLSTQKGSDLVGKRYTPPFDTYFAKESDATLPLKDGGQDTVGWRVIPADFVTLDSGTGIVHTAPAFGEDDYRAYRKDATRFQDPDALGMRCAVKPDGTFSEEVPLVTGKFVKDADKDLQRNLKERGLLIHTEQYRHEYPFCWRADEDPLIQYARPAWYIRTTSVIEQAKANNQQVNWVPENIKDGRFGDFLANNVDWALSRERYWGTPLPLWIHSETGETEAVASIAELRQKPGNNVAAVEAELKAFLAGKPHESNAEHLLVHKPWIDKVTYEKAGASGKFQRVPEVVDVWFDSGCMPFAQWGFPHTPGSQEIFNRAFPADFISEAIDQTRGWFYSLLMVSTLLFDEETQKRIGLTPKREWPMPYKSCIVLGHVSDKEGKKESKSKGNYTPPEIILDEVRMDFAVLTATEAGVPAEPGVALIAREDLEGLDTQEGAKVQLFRPDRPDAPVSVTVKVHKKLKRRVVLLAPQELQQLDVKPSKRGVDVMPVEVPRLAPSERVVLKDPATKAPGADAFRWFFYAASPTWSNTRHSLANVRLLQKDFQVKLRNVYSFFTIYANIDGFHPAKGNAGSTEAPWLAIRKSQGWREVKARPVLDRWILSEVQLTLRDVAKALDTYQVYDAAQRMVALVDALSNWYLRRSRERFWAPGFEQDKQDAYFTLYEALTTITALSAPFIPFFADEMWGNLVGKPWGASQPESVHLARFPDVDASLIDEGLAAEMGAVRELVSLGLKVRTDNRLKVRQPLSRADVILSRRELTERVAVYQALISDELNVHTVKLVEPGSPEADVVRYRVRPNLRAMGSRLGPKLAPVRKAFDSGDGRALHHELLTTGKVALNVGGEDMVFPAEELETLVEAQPGYAAAGGAVGVVVMHTQLTEALVDEGLVRELLARVQGSRKDMNLGYTDRIRLWVDGDDRVKRVVDAAREEIARETLASEIHVGPQGLTGSEEEASLNGLPAKLRVERA comes from the coding sequence ATGCCTGAAACGCCTTCGCCCCTGTTCAACGCGGTCCCCGTGGAGATGGACTTCCCGGCCGAGGAGCGCCGCATCCTGGCCTTCTGGAAGGAGCGCGGCATCTTCGAGAAATCGCTCAAGGCGAACGAAGGCAAGCCCTCCTTCGTCTTCTACGAAGGCCCGCCCACCGCGAACGGCCTGCCCCACAACGGCCACGTCCTCACGCGCGTCATCAAGGACCTGTTCCCGCGCTACCAGACCATGCGGGGCCACTACGTGCCGCGCAAGGCGGGCTGGGACACGCACGGCCTGCCGGTGGAGGTGGAGGTGGAGAAGGAGCTCCGCATCCACGGCAAGGCGGAGATTGAAAAGTACGGCGTGGAGCCCTTCACGGAGCGCTGCATCGAGTCCGTGTTCCGCTACACCTCCGAGTGGGAGCGGCTGACCCAGCGCATCGGCTTCTGGGTGGACCTCAACGAGGCCTACGTCACCTATCACCGCGGCTTCGTGCAGAGCGTGTGGTGGGCGCTCTCCGAGCTCTACAAGAAGGGCCTGCTGTACCAGGGCCACAAGGTGGTCTGGTGGTGGCCGCGCGGCGGCACCGCGCTGTCCGCCGCCGAAGTGGGCCTGGGCTACAAGACGGTGGACGACCCCAGCGTCTATGTGGCCTTCCCGCTGCGCGACGCCCCGGACACGTCGCTGCTCATCTGGACGACGACCCCCTGGACGCTGCCGTCCAACATGTACGCGGCCGTCAACCCGTCCGTGGACTACGTCACCGTGGACGCGGGGGACCGCAAGCTCATCCTCGCCGCCGCGCTGCGCGAGGAGCTGGCCAAGAAGCTGAAGAAGGACCTGCCCGTGCTGTCCACGCAGAAGGGCAGCGACCTCGTGGGCAAGCGCTACACGCCGCCCTTCGACACGTACTTCGCGAAGGAGTCGGACGCCACGCTGCCGCTCAAGGACGGCGGGCAGGACACGGTGGGCTGGCGCGTGATTCCGGCGGACTTCGTCACGCTGGACAGCGGCACGGGCATCGTCCACACGGCGCCCGCCTTCGGCGAGGACGACTACCGGGCCTACCGCAAGGACGCCACGCGCTTCCAGGACCCGGACGCGTTGGGCATGCGCTGCGCGGTGAAGCCGGACGGCACGTTCTCCGAAGAGGTGCCGCTCGTCACCGGCAAGTTCGTGAAGGACGCGGACAAGGACCTGCAGCGCAACCTGAAGGAGCGCGGGCTGCTCATCCACACGGAGCAGTACCGCCACGAGTACCCCTTCTGCTGGCGCGCGGATGAAGACCCGCTCATCCAGTACGCCCGCCCCGCCTGGTACATCCGCACCACCTCCGTCATCGAGCAGGCCAAGGCCAACAACCAGCAGGTCAACTGGGTCCCGGAGAACATCAAGGACGGCCGCTTCGGCGACTTCCTGGCCAACAACGTGGACTGGGCCCTGTCGCGCGAGCGCTACTGGGGCACGCCGCTGCCCCTGTGGATCCACTCGGAGACGGGTGAGACGGAGGCCGTGGCCTCCATCGCGGAGCTGCGCCAGAAGCCGGGCAACAACGTGGCCGCCGTGGAGGCGGAGCTGAAGGCTTTCCTCGCCGGCAAGCCGCACGAGTCCAACGCGGAGCACCTGCTGGTCCACAAGCCGTGGATCGACAAGGTGACGTACGAGAAGGCCGGCGCCAGCGGGAAGTTCCAGCGCGTCCCGGAAGTGGTGGACGTGTGGTTCGACTCGGGCTGCATGCCCTTCGCGCAGTGGGGCTTCCCGCACACGCCGGGCTCGCAGGAGATCTTCAACCGGGCCTTCCCGGCGGACTTCATCTCCGAGGCCATCGACCAGACGCGCGGCTGGTTCTACTCGCTGCTCATGGTCAGCACGCTGCTCTTCGACGAAGAGACGCAGAAGCGCATCGGCCTGACGCCCAAGCGCGAGTGGCCCATGCCGTACAAGAGCTGCATCGTGCTCGGCCACGTCTCCGACAAGGAGGGCAAGAAGGAGTCCAAGTCCAAGGGCAACTACACCCCGCCGGAGATCATCCTGGACGAGGTGCGCATGGACTTCGCGGTGCTCACCGCCACGGAGGCCGGCGTCCCCGCGGAGCCCGGCGTGGCGCTCATCGCGCGCGAGGACCTGGAGGGCCTGGACACGCAGGAGGGCGCGAAGGTGCAGCTCTTCCGCCCGGACCGGCCGGACGCCCCCGTCAGCGTGACGGTGAAGGTGCACAAGAAGCTCAAGCGCCGCGTGGTGCTGCTGGCGCCGCAGGAGCTTCAGCAACTGGACGTGAAGCCCTCCAAGCGCGGCGTGGACGTGATGCCGGTGGAGGTACCCCGGCTGGCGCCTTCCGAGCGCGTGGTGCTCAAGGACCCCGCCACCAAGGCGCCGGGCGCGGACGCGTTCCGGTGGTTCTTCTACGCGGCCAGCCCCACCTGGTCCAACACGCGCCACTCGCTGGCGAACGTGCGGCTGTTGCAGAAGGACTTCCAGGTCAAGCTGCGCAACGTCTACTCGTTCTTCACCATCTACGCGAACATCGACGGGTTCCACCCGGCGAAGGGCAACGCGGGCTCCACGGAGGCCCCGTGGCTGGCCATCCGCAAGAGCCAGGGCTGGCGCGAGGTGAAGGCCCGCCCCGTGCTGGACCGGTGGATCCTCTCCGAGGTGCAGCTCACCCTGCGCGACGTGGCCAAGGCGCTGGACACGTACCAGGTCTACGACGCGGCCCAGCGGATGGTGGCGCTGGTGGACGCGCTGTCCAACTGGTACCTGCGCCGCAGCCGCGAGCGCTTCTGGGCGCCGGGCTTCGAGCAGGACAAGCAGGACGCGTACTTCACGCTCTACGAGGCGCTGACCACCATCACGGCGCTGTCCGCGCCCTTCATCCCGTTCTTCGCGGATGAGATGTGGGGCAACCTGGTGGGCAAGCCGTGGGGCGCGTCGCAGCCGGAGAGCGTGCACCTGGCGCGCTTCCCGGACGTGGACGCAAGCCTCATCGACGAGGGGCTGGCCGCGGAGATGGGCGCGGTGCGCGAGCTGGTGTCGCTGGGCCTCAAGGTCCGCACGGACAACCGGCTCAAGGTGCGCCAGCCGCTGTCGCGCGCGGACGTCATCCTGTCGCGCCGCGAGCTGACGGAGCGCGTGGCGGTGTACCAGGCGCTCATCTCCGACGAGCTGAACGTGCACACCGTGAAGCTGGTGGAGCCGGGCAGCCCGGAGGCGGACGTGGTGCGCTACCGCGTGCGCCCCAACCTGCGCGCCATGGGCAGCCGGCTGGGCCCCAAGCTCGCGCCGGTGCGCAAGGCGTTCGATTCAGGCGACGGCCGCGCGCTGCACCACGAGCTGCTCACCACGGGCAAGGTGGCCCTGAACGTGGGCGGCGAGGACATGGTCTTCCCCGCCGAGGAGCTGGAGACGCTGGTGGAGGCGCAGCCGGGCTACGCCGCCGCGGGCGGAGCCGTGGGCGTGGTGGTGATGCACACGCAGCTCACCGAGGCCCTGGTGGACGAAGGCCTGGTGCGCGAACTGCTGGCGCGCGTGCAGGGCAGCCGCAAGGACATGAACCTGGGCTACACCGACCGCATCCGCCTGTGGGTGGACGGCGATGACCGGGTGAAGCGCGTCGTCGACGCGGCCCGCGAGGAGATTGCCCGCGAGACGCTGGCCTCGGAGATCCACGTGGGCCCCCAGGGCCTCACCGGCTCCGAGGAAGAGGCCAGCCTCAACGGCCTGCCCGCGAAGCTCCGCGTCGAGCGCGCCTGA
- a CDS encoding glycosyl hydrolase has product MTHVPPKPSLISLLAALVLCLGAGPASAQVSRTLSTPGPTAQAQRVYNLLTDLENNSRNGGTKQTILGQHCEAQKEAYAGEYWVKVGDISGRRPGFVEFDFGPGNYHATYAEPYVDYAVGFARDRFIYGEGIVGFSFHQSYPGASVKSWENTFRQSWMDSNWFGRVINWQANTAEYQALLRDLSFAADKLAYLQQQGVPVLFRPFHEMNKKGSASPFWWANQDPAQYKQLWIIAHDYLVKTRGLKNLVFVWSPYEWDGTYGGDPWNYYPGNDRVDVVAVDIYHGNPYFPAQFYTGLAGYNKPRMVAETDKLPVRWGDSRYGTVSELDARPWAIYSVWGDSLVYNLGTTSPNDWNVSSSYKAIKDTYGYYSSYWRVLTGGSNATYNWGALR; this is encoded by the coding sequence GTGACGCACGTCCCCCCGAAGCCATCCCTCATCTCCCTCCTGGCGGCGCTGGTGCTCTGCCTGGGCGCGGGCCCCGCGAGCGCGCAGGTGTCCCGGACGCTGAGCACGCCGGGCCCCACGGCGCAGGCGCAGCGGGTCTACAACCTGCTGACGGACCTGGAGAACAACAGCCGCAACGGTGGGACGAAGCAGACCATCCTGGGCCAGCACTGCGAGGCCCAGAAGGAGGCCTACGCCGGGGAGTACTGGGTGAAGGTGGGGGACATCTCCGGCCGCCGCCCGGGCTTCGTGGAGTTCGACTTCGGGCCGGGCAACTACCACGCGACGTACGCGGAGCCGTACGTGGACTACGCGGTGGGCTTCGCGCGCGACCGCTTCATCTACGGCGAGGGCATCGTGGGCTTCAGCTTCCACCAGTCCTACCCGGGTGCGTCGGTGAAGAGCTGGGAGAACACCTTCCGGCAGTCGTGGATGGACTCGAACTGGTTCGGCCGGGTCATCAACTGGCAGGCGAACACGGCGGAGTACCAGGCGCTGCTGAGGGACTTGTCCTTCGCGGCGGACAAGCTCGCGTACCTCCAGCAGCAGGGCGTGCCGGTGCTGTTCCGTCCCTTCCACGAGATGAACAAGAAGGGGAGCGCGTCGCCGTTCTGGTGGGCCAATCAGGATCCCGCCCAGTACAAGCAGCTCTGGATCATCGCGCACGACTACCTGGTGAAGACGCGCGGCCTGAAGAACCTCGTCTTCGTCTGGTCGCCGTACGAGTGGGACGGGACGTACGGCGGGGACCCGTGGAACTACTACCCGGGCAACGACCGCGTGGACGTGGTGGCCGTGGACATCTACCACGGCAATCCCTACTTCCCGGCGCAGTTCTACACGGGGCTCGCGGGCTACAACAAACCGCGCATGGTGGCGGAGACGGACAAGCTGCCGGTGCGCTGGGGTGACAGCCGCTACGGCACGGTGTCCGAGTTGGACGCGCGTCCGTGGGCCATCTACTCCGTGTGGGGCGACTCGCTCGTCTACAACCTGGGCACGACGAGCCCCAACGACTGGAATGTGTCCAGCAGCTACAAGGCCATCAAGGACACGTATGGGTATTACAGCTCGTACTGGCGCGTGCTGACCGGCGGGAGCAACGCGACCTACAACTGGGGCGCGCTGCGCTGA
- a CDS encoding SDR family oxidoreductase yields the protein MKNPAVENLPPPSATDPAPPPDVSVEDVRRATALLSTLAEHRALLHHLPQEDHHALMAAAGRLIHPDKATKSRMVNALRKEKKDVVRANDRAVRSSTEIRVLRKAPVLTLPVLPAPPPEAAPERLLEVPRKCYVCKVEFRKVHFFYDAMCIPCGDLNYARRTQRADLTGQVALITGARVKIGFQASLMLLRSGATVIATTRFPKDAVHRYAREPDFADWAHRLQVHGLDLRHAPSVELFARHIEQTHERLDILINNAAQTVRRPPGFYQHLLDGELRDLKTLAPELRPLLAGHESCVAALRPALGSGDVGNTALPTATWRSSDPALGIHSSAALSLMPYAMEQEGDTRALFPEGRLDADLQQVDLRATNSWRLKLSEVRTAEMLEVHLVNAVAPFILCGKLKPLMLKDRSRPGHIVNVSAMEGSFSRWTKTDRHPHTNMAKAALNMMTLTSAPDYARDNIFMNAADTGWVTDEDPARFADRKTQELDFQPPLDIVDGAARVVDPIMTAVNTGEYVWGNFFKDYRPTDW from the coding sequence GTGAAGAACCCGGCCGTCGAGAACCTCCCGCCCCCGTCCGCCACCGACCCGGCCCCGCCCCCCGACGTGTCCGTGGAGGACGTGCGCCGCGCCACGGCGCTGCTCAGCACGCTCGCCGAGCACCGCGCGCTCCTGCACCACCTGCCCCAGGAGGACCACCACGCGCTGATGGCCGCCGCGGGCCGGCTCATCCACCCGGACAAGGCCACGAAGTCGCGGATGGTCAACGCGCTCCGCAAGGAGAAGAAGGACGTGGTGCGCGCCAACGACCGCGCCGTGCGCTCCAGCACGGAGATCCGCGTGCTGCGCAAGGCGCCGGTGCTGACGCTGCCCGTGCTGCCCGCGCCGCCGCCGGAAGCGGCGCCGGAGCGCCTGCTCGAAGTGCCGCGCAAGTGCTACGTGTGCAAGGTGGAGTTCCGCAAGGTCCACTTCTTCTACGACGCCATGTGCATCCCCTGTGGCGACCTGAACTACGCCCGGCGCACGCAGCGCGCGGACCTCACCGGACAGGTGGCGCTCATCACCGGCGCGCGGGTGAAGATTGGCTTCCAGGCGTCGCTGATGCTCTTGCGCTCGGGCGCCACGGTCATCGCCACCACGCGCTTCCCCAAGGACGCGGTGCACCGCTACGCGCGCGAGCCGGACTTCGCGGACTGGGCCCACCGGCTCCAGGTGCACGGCCTGGACCTGCGGCACGCGCCCAGCGTGGAGCTGTTCGCGCGCCACATCGAGCAGACCCACGAGCGGCTGGACATCCTCATCAACAACGCGGCGCAGACCGTGCGCCGGCCGCCGGGCTTCTACCAGCACCTGCTGGACGGCGAGCTGCGCGACCTGAAGACCCTGGCCCCGGAGCTGCGCCCGCTGCTCGCCGGCCACGAATCCTGCGTCGCCGCGCTCCGGCCCGCGCTGGGCTCGGGCGACGTCGGGAACACCGCGCTGCCTACCGCCACCTGGCGCAGCAGCGACCCCGCGCTGGGCATCCACTCCTCCGCGGCGCTGTCGCTCATGCCCTACGCCATGGAGCAGGAGGGCGACACGCGCGCCCTCTTCCCGGAGGGCCGGCTGGACGCGGACCTCCAGCAGGTGGACCTGCGGGCGACGAACTCGTGGCGCCTCAAGCTGTCGGAGGTGCGCACCGCGGAGATGCTGGAGGTGCACCTGGTGAACGCGGTGGCGCCCTTCATCCTGTGCGGGAAGCTGAAGCCGCTGATGTTGAAGGACCGCTCGCGCCCGGGCCACATCGTCAACGTGTCCGCGATGGAGGGCAGCTTCTCCCGCTGGACGAAGACGGACCGGCACCCGCACACCAACATGGCCAAGGCCGCGCTGAACATGATGACGCTGACGTCCGCGCCGGACTACGCGCGCGACAACATCTTCATGAACGCGGCGGACACCGGCTGGGTGACGGACGAGGACCCCGCCCGCTTCGCCGACCGCAAGACGCAGGAGCTGGACTTCCAGCCCCCGCTCGACATCGTGGACGGGGCCGCGCGCGTGGTGGACCCCATCATGACCGCCGTGAACACCGGCGAGTACGTCTGGGGCAACTTCTTCAAGGACTACCGCCCCACGGACTGGTGA
- a CDS encoding YciI family protein, whose protein sequence is MRFMLIPRPSTIEPTHSDVPFDEAVFIAQMKFNEEMHKAGVLIASEGLSPSPGAHVVFKDGKSTVKDGPYAETKELIGGFYVLEVKSKEEAIAWARRYPGGMGNDDVMEVRPLTGTGDIPPELVTLIEKVAPTWSQTFKKSS, encoded by the coding sequence ATGCGCTTCATGCTCATCCCCCGCCCGTCCACCATCGAGCCCACGCACTCGGACGTCCCGTTCGACGAGGCCGTCTTCATCGCGCAGATGAAGTTCAACGAGGAGATGCACAAGGCCGGCGTGCTCATCGCCTCCGAGGGCCTCAGCCCCTCCCCGGGCGCGCACGTGGTCTTCAAGGACGGCAAGTCCACGGTGAAGGACGGCCCCTACGCGGAGACGAAGGAGCTCATCGGCGGCTTCTACGTGCTGGAGGTGAAGTCGAAGGAAGAGGCCATCGCGTGGGCACGCCGCTACCCGGGCGGCATGGGCAACGACGACGTGATGGAGGTCCGTCCCCTCACGGGCACCGGCGACATCCCGCCGGAGCTGGTGACACTCATCGAAAAGGTGGCCCCCACCTGGAGCCAGACGTTCAAGAAGTCGTCGTGA
- a CDS encoding PepSY-associated TM helix domain-containing protein, which translates to MKLSPRTFRIQFDLHAWAGVVASLFLFVIFFFGVFSMFREELEVWQEPALHVAPPSESAPSFDAMLARVKEQGPLPRGAHVGLLTHEETRFITAYLFEPTGLRVVWLDPLTGTALPERSRLASELYWMHFFYRVPWGMEFAGLVSVALLVALVSGLWIHLKDLRAQWWRFRLTAKPRFSASDAHKVLGVFGLPFTAMLAWTGAVLCLAGLAAQGFGSTVYRGQADRVTQLRGYSVPVREASGKDAPMLSLDAVVGRARGSVPGAEGTPRYVELHDYGDANGWAGVYFQLSPLGPDHFAHVDTVKGETFGTSVESRTPNFSFERLLFDLHAGRFAEALMKPLYALLGLAMCAVIITGNLIWLERRDPLRTRRGNRVLERLTVGVSAGLAFGSAVYCAANRLLPWTLARRGDWEFGLFLGAWALAVVIALVPRGSSRRVGSMLCAAAAVLFGAVVVGDVVTQDANLFTALSRGLPPVFVAEAFLLAMALGCGGLAWGLRRRKTTAPARTGDAPEGPLIKV; encoded by the coding sequence ATGAAGCTGTCGCCCCGGACGTTCCGCATCCAGTTCGACCTGCATGCGTGGGCGGGCGTCGTCGCCAGCCTGTTCCTGTTCGTCATCTTCTTCTTCGGTGTCTTCTCGATGTTCCGCGAGGAGCTGGAGGTGTGGCAGGAGCCCGCGCTCCACGTCGCGCCGCCCTCGGAGTCAGCGCCGTCGTTCGACGCGATGCTCGCGAGGGTGAAGGAGCAGGGGCCGCTGCCGCGAGGCGCGCACGTGGGATTGCTCACGCACGAGGAGACGCGCTTCATCACCGCGTATCTCTTCGAGCCCACGGGGCTGCGCGTGGTGTGGCTGGATCCGCTCACGGGCACCGCGCTGCCGGAGCGCAGCCGGCTGGCCAGCGAGCTGTACTGGATGCACTTCTTCTACCGGGTGCCGTGGGGGATGGAGTTCGCGGGCCTGGTGTCGGTGGCGCTGCTGGTGGCGCTGGTCAGCGGCCTGTGGATCCACCTGAAGGACTTGAGGGCGCAGTGGTGGCGCTTCCGGCTCACGGCGAAGCCGCGCTTCTCCGCATCGGACGCGCACAAGGTGCTGGGAGTCTTCGGGCTGCCATTCACCGCGATGCTGGCGTGGACGGGGGCGGTGCTGTGCCTTGCTGGGCTGGCGGCACAGGGCTTCGGGAGCACGGTGTACCGGGGGCAGGCGGACCGGGTGACGCAGCTGCGTGGCTACAGCGTGCCGGTGCGGGAGGCGTCGGGGAAGGACGCGCCCATGCTGTCACTGGATGCGGTGGTGGGGCGAGCGCGTGGGTCGGTGCCGGGAGCGGAGGGAACGCCCCGCTACGTGGAGCTTCACGACTACGGCGATGCGAACGGCTGGGCCGGCGTGTACTTCCAGTTGTCACCGCTGGGACCGGACCACTTCGCGCATGTGGACACCGTGAAGGGGGAAACCTTCGGGACGAGCGTGGAGTCCCGCACGCCGAACTTCAGCTTCGAGCGGCTCCTCTTCGACCTGCACGCCGGCCGGTTCGCGGAGGCGCTGATGAAGCCGCTTTACGCGTTGCTGGGGTTGGCGATGTGCGCGGTGATCATCACGGGCAACCTCATCTGGTTGGAGCGTCGCGACCCGCTGCGTACGCGCAGGGGCAATCGAGTGCTGGAGCGGCTGACGGTGGGCGTATCCGCCGGGCTCGCGTTTGGCTCGGCGGTGTACTGCGCCGCGAACCGCCTGCTGCCGTGGACGCTCGCGCGGCGAGGCGATTGGGAGTTCGGCCTGTTCCTGGGGGCATGGGCGCTCGCGGTCGTCATCGCGCTCGTGCCCAGAGGTTCGTCGCGGCGAGTGGGCAGCATGCTGTGCGCGGCAGCCGCGGTGCTGTTCGGCGCGGTGGTGGTGGGCGACGTGGTAACTCAGGACGCGAACCTGTTCACAGCGCTGTCGCGCGGGCTGCCCCCGGTGTTCGTGGCGGAAGCGTTCCTGCTGGCGATGGCACTGGGCTGCGGCGGGCTCGCATGGGGACTGCGCAGGCGCAAAACAACAGCGCCCGCACGTACTGGTGATGCGCCCGAAGGGCCCCTCATCAAAGTGTAA